A stretch of DNA from Plasmodium berghei ANKA genome assembly, chromosome: 11:
ttcaatttattttcaatgtttttttttagttccGTGTTATTGGTTACCTCATGATTGTATATGCTATTTCTGaattttacttttatattttttatattttgtcctaaggaaattaaattattgttACCTTTTAATGTGTTTATTTTGAAGCATGTAATTTCAaaccaaataaaaaaaacgaagTAACTAAGCCACATGTAAGCAAACATcatatataagtatatgTGTTTGTTTgtgtatatgcatataaatgtGTGTATTGTTGCTTCATTTGGTATGGTATTCTATGGTCAATgcatttttcataaaaactataaaataaatcgacgaataaataaaaagttataaatgtaattttttatacataagATATGGGTATCTCCGATGTTTTTCATATCTTTGAAGATATTATACTTTTCTTATGCCTTGTCCTATCGCTTTTTCTTTCACAACTTCGGTAACCTTTGAGTTTTCTTCTCTTCATTAATCGTTTAGTTACATATGGATtgcataaataattttatgtcatttattttttaaatttgtatttttaaaaacatttttccattttagttatactaaaaaaaatataaatgttaaACCATTCATTGggttcatatatatgtgcgTGAATAATTCgttttatcaaatatttcgcctttcttttttttattaacaatcATGGTTTATAATCTATTgcaattaataatatttttcactTTTAACAATTTATGCTAGAATAAATTTCTAATAGGAGAAACTTTTTTTtgacataaaaatatttaaaaggaaaaaaattgaatatatttatactatatgcatatgtatGTACTTATGCGGGCATATTATAGATCCGCAAtggtattatatatattttttcttttgaaGTCATTTGATAAAggttgtaaaaaaaattattttaagcccttaaaataacaatataagtatatgtaaatttataacactctatatatatgtatatataggagataaaaacatattaagcatattaaatatataatacaagtAAATTCttcaaataattatcaataaatggaaattatatatgactatgcatatttttttaaacaaaataaaaaacaaaagcAGTCATTCTATATTTCATCATCagtttatttaaaaaaataaattatactaacaataaatgttttctaaataaactaaaatttatatattattttaattgcATAGATATAGAAAAGccaaatgaaaatgattgCAAATATGTTACTTTGTTATTTAATCTTATCTATGAACCATATGATAAGtatttatacaatattatgaaaCTGTTTTTACTAAggcataataatataagcAACATACATGACCTTGTGTTAATTATTATGACAGTTTATTATACTGgagtaaataataataaaacttCTAAcactaataatataaattgtttCAAAGAGGATATTAATTACATAAATCATCAATATGAATATGCACACACTGGATTATTTGACAATATAGATAGTATAATTGATCAAATGTATATCATatcaaatgaaaaaagaaaaaattaagaatagtttaatatttttagtaGCATATACgcatgtatattttatgtttttgtATGTACATTTATGAGCACAGGATagagaaatattttttgtggGCTTCCAAATGTCGAAATAttgtattaatatttatttgtgccttttttattattttatgtattttttttcgtattttcttattaatttgtttccTCCTTACTAACTGAATTCATAAACTTTTGAATGCtttctttatcattttttgttaaaaaattatttggcaaaaaattataattacaGTGCAAATATAATCTATATACTTCAGTTAgtatattaacaaaatttaatCTTTTGTATATTCTTAAAgcaatttcattttctacATTTAAATCACATCTATtgcaataatataaatatttcaatatatatatacatatgtacaTAATTAATAGACCAAATgatttatttctatattcTTTATGAACTACAAGTCGTTCAATCCTTGAATCAAAGCATCTTCCCATGtgaaataacaaatatatctCTACATAAccaactatttttttattttttaaattgtaaTTTTGTAGTTCCGAATAAATATCATTTGGATCTAAAATTGTTTTACTAGCATTATAGTCTTTATTgctttttttgaaatatcgattatttttttcaattcctttttttatgatatcttcaatatttaatataagcgatttttcaaattgcactgtattaatatatgaagATGTGTTTTGATATGgaacattattattattattattatcataatcataaatgtataaaacgtaaggataataaaaagattTCCCTAtcatttcaaaaaataaagatggcccaaaaaatatattgcatGTTGTAACATCTCTTAGCATTTGAttacatataattaaatattcataataagTTGacattaatttaaatttaaatttgtaaTTATTCCATGtgaaaacatatttatataacacTTTCTTTTTGCTCAATATATCTAAATAAAACTCTTTGAAACTATCACAATCGTTTATTTCAgggatatttttttctttatgtGAATcttccattttttaaaaattaagtttctttttacatataaattccgtatgaaaaaaatattatatacctatatagaaatataaatcacATTTCATTAAAAGCAAATGTTCATGAAAACTGtcaattgaaaaaaaataatgctCATCATATAGAGGGggaaataattaaaataaacatatagCAATCGAtgtaatatacatatatgtataattgttatataagaaagtaaaaaaaaatagaataaCGACCATGTGAAATGTACATATTAggaacaaatataaaatgtgctaatgaaaaataaatgagcAGGTGCTATTATgaaagaataaataaatataatactttATGGgcgttatatatatagcaacgttaaatattttttcttatatgtAAGTAAAATTCGTGTATATGTATATCATATGTTCCAATAAGgggaaaaataataaataaaataaaaataagtattgaataaaaaaacacaaaatatatttctgcATCGGTATCATTCTTTCCATCtagaaaattaaaaaattattcattCAACAAAGTCCATGCATATAGTGATATTATACTAGTAAAATGGAAAGAATCTTTGAAGTTTCGCCATTTTTATAAGCGAATAttgtttaaattaattttttatatagttCGTGGTAATTTTCAGAAAAGAGAACAGGGTATCGTATTGGGTTATATGTAGAAAAATagtctttttttaatttttttatttcatttaatgtATGCTGTTTTAATTCGTGTATTGTCTTGAAGGTGATTAATAATTTCCCGTTATCCCATATATgcaataatttattttcgatttttttgGGTGTAATAactgtttttttatattggtTTAGCATATCAACACATGTAATTTCTTTGTTTAGCAAAGGTTGGGTTTCATTGAAATGTTGTATATAATCAAATGATACACAATCATCTTCAGTATATAATCTATAaagcatttttttatatgggTAATTCGATTTTATATGCtcatttgttattttaaaGCATGGTTGATTATTAATTTGCACTAACTTAAAAACAAGACCTAATGATGGCTGTGATTGGCATgtaattaaatttgttcCAATGGCAAACATATCAATATGATGCTTATCTTGATTGAAAGTTTGAATTACTTTTTCATTGATATCATTACTAATACAAATTTTGAGGTCATTAAAAGGAACATTTAACTTACTTGATATatcaataaatatttttttacattcatttgataattgttttaaatCACCGGAATCGATTCGTATACCAATAGgcttataatttatttcatgtAACGATAATGCTACTATTAGAAAGTTGAAAATTCCCGATTCTAGTGTGTTATATGTATCTATTAAGCTAATGAACATCTTTGGATTAATTTGAGCAAAAGCCACAAATGCCAATAATTCACTTTCATTAGCATTTTTGCAATCATATAACTTATGgataatttctttatttttatttactatacttaaaaaatcatgattatctaaatatttattaggTACAGATTGATCACTTTTAAacgataatataaatgaatgTGACATTGTTCCTAATATAGGTATATCATATAGAAAAGATGCATATACATTTGATGTAAAATCGGCTCCAGCATAAGCATATCTCGATCCACTTAATGCTCCATCCGGCCCTTGAGCTCTTCTACAACCAAATTCAGCTAATGTTTTTTGATTTATGGAAATTTTATGCATCATACTATTTGTAGCTATTAAAGTAGGATAATTTATTAGATTTAAAATAGCGCTTTCTAATATCTGacatattaataatggTCCTTCTAATGTTATTAATGGTTCATTCGCAAAAACTATTGACCCTTCTTCCATACTATGAATAGATAAGCGAGATCCGTTTACACcttttaaataatcaaCAAACTCGTCAATATACTCATAATGtgacatttttttttttatatattctaaTTGTCTTTGTGTAAAACGAAaacaattaatatattttataacttCATGCACACCTCCTAAAACAGCAAATTCTCCTTTAAAAGGGCATTtacgaaaaaatatttcgaagactgatatattttcatgttttttttgtctaaaaaatgtatatgcCATAACCAAATGATAGTAATCCATAAAAAGAGCATTCATAGTATTGCTATGTGGCATATctaaatttttgtttattcgATTCtctattaaatatttgGTACATTTCATTAGcgatataattttatgatCTTCGGTAGGAACTTCACTGGATGCGGAATCATCTTTTGAGgccattttatttacagATTTATCTATCACTTGCATAGTGTTTAGATTCCCCTTAGTATAAGTATTCTCAACTAGATTTCCactataattattatttatggaATTTTCATGGTCATCCgttaattttttagatATTTCACCATTAAGTATGTTATTACATGAATCTTGAGATATctgttttttctttttcaaaaGCAAAAGTTCTTTTAAATCATCTTctgttatatatacatcatttacataaatagatttattattttgggCGATCGTGAtgttattaattaaaattgaaTTTGCATCTCTCATTTccatattttgtttatttaaatataaattagcATTCAGGCTTGTTCCATTACACCCATTACATAACTGATCTTTGTCACTATTGCATTTGGTTTCCATTTTGTTcttattgtatatatatatatatatatatatatatattataacggaatttagttttttttattatatcgGAAAATTAAGAAATGTCAATGTTGGGTACGTTAGGTATTGGttagaaaatgaaaaaaaaataaaattaaaattaaaataaacaatataaaatacttttaaaatgaaaaatattaaagaacataaaatttattttattttgacatataatattctgGAGCGTTTTATTGCATGTACAATAAAAGTAATTATATACTTATAATGTGAAGGGATTATTAATTGTATAGTACATATGCAAGGATATTGTAACCATTTGCATTATATACATAGTTAATATgcaatataaataagtgATGTGAACTACCTATTTAATTGTTTAGCAGAAGCTAAAAAACGAACAGGAtcatcaaataataaaaaaatttattacaaaaaataaataaaattaatttaaatgcgttaaattttttacagagtttaattaaacataggaaatttagataaattatttatcaaaaacataaaatcaTTAGTAATAATTAGTAATGtacaatattaataatataattttttttatgttataatttttaattaaattaaaaaaataacgtCATTATAGGAACGATACAAATtcatatatgcattattttttgtggaTGTAAATGAAAACATACTATAACAcatgcatacatatataatccATTCGATTCTATAAATTGTATGCCCTCTTAtactatattatttcattgtTACGCAATTTTCCCATATCttcacatattttatatagtGTATGTATAAATACTGATTGCCTTCggtattttcatatatagaCCCCCACtattccatatatataatatgtatccattatatatatatatatgaaacccaattcaaataaatagttttaagaaaattaaattttgaatGCTTGCAGAGTTTTCATTTTGCTATTTTTACGAATTAAGTTTTTTTGATTGTTTTCATTGCCTAATTTTAGTTATtagtatattaaaataaacaataaaatacataaaaatcaatgatgaaaaaaatcgaaaaaaaagtacCAAAATGGATTGTGCAGGGCCAAAACGAAACgttatatgcatacatatgcatatacaaTCAATATATAGCATGGGAAAGGGAAATGTGAGGATTAGAATAGGCAATATGCAcatttttccatttataaataaattttatgaatatacatattatatatgtgaatTGGGATATCCTCTAACTATATATTGCACATGCATTAGTACTTCCtttgtaattttattagctttttcatttttaattcccgaagaaatattaaaagtgtgttacaaaaaaataaggatttttataattagtGATGTATTCAAGTACGCCGCCATATATTACTTCATTATAAAGCACATATTAATGTGCGTAATgcacataatatataccaAGGTCCATGtactaaatatattagaacAAATCAACAATAGCTTCCTTTTGCTTCTCTGTTAACTTATCAGGAAATTGTACCATAAATTTAATGTAAAGATTGCCATATTGACTTGAATTTTTAATCGGCATACCTTTATTTTGTACTTTAAGAACTTCATTATGAAAAGTGACGGTATTTTTGGTTATACGAATAGGTGTACCACTAATATGATGTATATCTTTTGAGAATCCAATTAGAGCATCCTTTAAACTAATTTGATATGTTTGATGTAAAtcgttattttttctctcATACATCTTATGGTTTTTTGTTTGAACAAGAAAAACTAAATCTCCATTTTCATGGCCAATTTGTtgttttccttttttttcaaataaaattttatcattatttttagttCCAGGTTCAATTTCTAATGTTAATTCAATACTTTTTCCTTCAATTAGTCCATTTTGGCAATATGAGCATTTCGAATCCCATGCCTTTCCCCTATCTATACAATTATCATctcttattttattttgcatAATAAAACCTGGAGCGACTTGTTGTGTTACAGTTCTATAGCCTTTGCCACTacattctttttttttcataatacaATCATCACTTCTTAAGCATTTTACATCCcttgtataatatatcgAAAATATATCTCCTTTATACAATTGTTCTAAACTCAACTCTATTGGTAATATTAGGCTTTCTGCTTTTTTAACTTCTTCTCTTCTAAAACCACCACCAAAAAAACTTTCATAAATGTTAAAATGATCTGATGGATCATCATCCATTTTATTACTTTCTACATTCTTTGCAGCGTTTAACCCATAATTATCATACattcttcttttttcttcatcacttaatatttcataagCTTCAGCTATTTCGTTAAAACgattatttgaatttttatcttttgcTTTATCTGgatgatatattttggATAATTTCCTATAAgccttttttatttcttcggTACTTGCATATTTATCTACTTCTAACAccttatataattttgtattgTTATAGTCATCATCTTCTTGTTCCCCACGCCCAAACCATGcatttacatatttattccatcttttatttatttgtattgtGCTTAAAACAGCTAAAATAACcaatgtaaaatatatttttctctgTATCATGTTTCTTCAAATATCCATCTGTAAAGGTATATATAGATGATGCATATCAGGAATTATTAGATGAAATAGAAACAAGTAAATGCATTcttatgcatatatgtgtatatatagctatggatatatatacacacatgCAATATTCAGATAtagttattatatacacGCCCACAAATACAAGGATGCGCTTGAttagaatatttttaccTGAATGCctatgtatttatatatcgTATCTAAATAAAGAACGCCtgagttatatatataacctTTTTTCTACGAGCTTCACAAATATGATATTAAAGGCATATGGCGTATATAAAGCCctttttgaaaattaaaacatttaatTTTCTTGCTCTGTACtttgtgaaaataaaatgttattttatatgtgaattatatatattaatattttataggCAATTGGGGTGCTATTTTTATGGATGTATATTtgtatacaaaaatatgcacataCTACAAAAGCTTATACTCTATAATTGGAAATTTTAgaatttgaatttttaaatcatactcctttgtttattatataaatttctaaataattcttttttaatcataattttccactattgtattatttatttttttttattattcaaaaattaataataataattttggccgctcatttattattttactatttttttttactatcaTGGGccataaattattatgctttaaataataaaaaaatataataatactaatatgcttttgtatatatattatagtGCACAAACGAGCCGAATATTAAAGtcaatattttatacattattttttgttctaACAAAgaattacaaaatattttaacttaaaataaaattttatttgaaagAAAATGTTCTTTACGTACTTATGTGAAAACTTGTTACATTGATTGTTTTTTGGAGACTTAGAGACATTCAAAAACAACGGTGTTGAAAAATAACGAAATGCCCCAAAACAGTAAAAACGTTAGTTTAGGGTAATGAAATGCTAAAATTCGTCATAAACCCTTATTAGAGGGAAAGCatattacatataattgaatatatacatagtatacaaatgtaataattataaataagtatgtattatatatatattcgaATGAAACGATACATACAGATTGTATACGGCTATTGAACGTGTGAAAATGCAGAAACAATCGTTGGCTAAATCGTAGATTACTagaaatgaaataatatgcaTGTGCGTAAAACCTCGATAATATTTGGTATATATGATTTTGGGAAtgatatacaaataaagtTATTTGTATAGATAACACCATACATTTGAgtttcttatatttttcctatttcacataaaattatataaatagatataaatatattgtttacAAAGTTAGCATTGCTCATAAACTGctttatgtataaaaatatacttatagtattcatatttatgcctagttaaataaaacaaaaaaaaaatgtttttgataaaaaacaCAAATTCTAAgttattctttttatttatacaatttaaaagagaaaaatTATCTATACAGTATAACTGTGAATAAAATgcaattaatatttttagacTTTTTGTTATGGACGTTTTAAAGGCCtaaaattcatattatattatataaataaatatgatgtTGATagacaaaatatttatatttaaaaccATAGTTGTTATACACTAAATATAAAggttatgaaaatattggTAGCATTACTCCAAGAATTTTATtgtggaaaaaataatataaattataaataaatatattattattgtcataacaaaatattaaatattaataagaTTTTATGCTGCTACTCAATGTTTTATATTgcttataaaattatgtgTACCGATATATTCGAAGTATTTACatgatttattaataaaatagttttgtaaaaaattatttcgaAAAATACCCAAAATAACCATATTGGTATAGTACATTTATAACGCTctctctatatatatagaaaaagaaaatgagaaaatattaaaaacagCATATATGCAATACGAGTAACTTCTTCAAATGATTGTcaataaatgtaaatacattataattataaatattttt
This window harbors:
- a CDS encoding glucosamine 6-phosphate N-acetyltransferase, putative — encoded protein: MEDSHKEKNIPEINDCDSFKEFYLDILSKKKVLYKYVFTWNNYKFKFKLMSTYYEYLIICNQMLRDVTTCNIFFGPSLFFEMIGKSFYYPYVLYIYDYDNNNNNNVPYQNTSSYINTVQFEKSLILNIEDIIKKGIEKNNRYFKKSNKDYNASKTILDPNDIYSELQNYNLKNKKIVGYVEIYLLFHMGRCFDSRIERLVVHKEYRNKSFGLLIMYICIYILKYLYYCNRCDLNVENEIALRIYKRLNFVNILTEVYRLYLHCNYNFLPNNFLTKNDKESIQKFMNSVSKEETN
- a CDS encoding nicotinate phosphoribosyltransferase, putative is translated as METKCNSDKDQLCNGCNGTSLNANLYLNKQNMEMRDANSILINNITIAQNNKSIYVNDVYITEDDLKELLLLKKKKQISQDSCNNILNGEISKKLTDDHENSINNNYSGNLVENTYTKGNLNTMQVIDKSVNKMASKDDSASSEVPTEDHKIISLMKCTKYLIENRINKNLDMPHSNTMNALFMDYYHLVMAYTFFRQKKHENISVFEIFFRKCPFKGEFAVLGGVHEVIKYINCFRFTQRQLEYIKKKMSHYEYIDEFVDYLKGVNGSRLSIHSMEEGSIVFANEPLITLEGPLLICQILESAILNLINYPTLIATNSMMHKISINQKTLAEFGCRRAQGPDGALSGSRYAYAGADFTSNVYASFLYDIPILGTMSHSFILSFKSDQSVPNKYLDNHDFLSIVNKNKEIIHKLYDCKNANESELLAFVAFAQINPKMFISLIDTYNTLESGIFNFLIVALSLHEINYKPIGIRIDSGDLKQLSNECKKIFIDISSKLNVPFNDLKICISNDINEKVIQTFNQDKHHIDMFAIGTNLITCQSQPSLGLVFKLVQINNQPCFKITNEHIKSNYPYKKMLYRLYTEDDCVSFDYIQHFNETQPLLNKEITCVDMLNQYKKTVITPKKIENKLLHIWDNGKLLITFKTIHELKQHTLNEIKKLKKDYFSTYNPIRYPVLFSENYHELYKKLI
- a CDS encoding DnaJ protein, putative, which produces MIQRKIYFTLVILAVLSTIQINKRWNKYVNAWFGRGEQEDDDYNNTKLYKVLEVDKYASTEEIKKAYRKLSKIYHPDKAKDKNSNNRFNEIAEAYEILSDEEKRRMYDNYGLNAAKNVESNKMDDDPSDHFNIYESFFGGGFRREEVKKAESLILPIELSLEQLYKGDIFSIYYTRDVKCLRSDDCIMKKKECSGKGYRTVTQQVAPGFIMQNKIRDDNCIDRGKAWDSKCSYCQNGLIEGKSIELTLEIEPGTKNNDKILFEKKGKQQIGHENGDLVFLVQTKNHKMYERKNNDLHQTYQISLKDALIGFSKDIHHISGTPIRITKNTVTFHNEVLKVQNKGMPIKNSSQYGNLYIKFMVQFPDKLTEKQKEAIVDLF